A stretch of DNA from Candidatus Hydrogenedentota bacterium:
CCATGTTGATGGCCTTCAGCTTGACCTCGCTCTTGTTCTTCGCCGGGCAGGTCTGCACGCACAGCGTGCAGCCCGTGCAGTCCTCGGGCGCGATCTGGAGCACGAAGCGCTGGCCCTCAAACTCCTTCCACTTGGCCTTGGCGGACTGGAAGCCCCCGGGCGCGCCCGCCAGCGCGGACTCGGCCACGATCTTGCCCCGGATCACGCCGTGCGGGCAGACCAGGGAGCACTTGCCGCACTGGATGCACGTGTCGGGGTCCCACGCGGGAATCTCCAGCGCGATGTTCCGCTTCTCCCACTGCGTCGTCGCCGTGGGGAAGGTGCCGTCCACGGGCATCTTGCTGACCGGCATGTCGTTGCCCCGGTCGCGGATGATCTCCGCCGTGAACTCGTGCAGGAAGGCCGGCGCGTTCGCGGGCACCGGGTCGCTCAGGTCGAAGGCGCTGGTGACCCCGGCGGGCACCGCCACCTCGTGCAGGTTCTCCAGGGCCATGTCCACGGCCGCCCAGTTCTTCTGCACGACCGACTCGCCCCGCTTGCCGTAGGTCTTCTTGATCGCGGCCTTGATCGCGTCAATGGCCTTGTCGCGCGGCAGGATGTTGCTGATGGCGAAGAAGCACACCTGCATCACCGTGTTGATCCGGCTGCCCATGCCCGCGTCCGCGGCCACCGCGTAGCCGTTGATCGTGTACAGCTTGATCCTCTTCTCGACGATGTGGCGCTGCGCCGTGCGGCTGAGGTGGTCCCACAGCTCGTCCGGGCCGTAAATGCTGTTCACCAGGAAGGTCGCCCCCTCCTCCGCCAGGTAGAGCAGGTCCATCTTCTCCATCAGCGTGAACTGGTGGCACGCCACGAAGTTCGCCCGCGTGATGAGGTAGCTGGACTTGATCGGGTTCGGCCCGAAGCGCAGGTGGGACGTCGTCATGGACCCCGACTTCTTCGAGTCGTACACGAAGTAGCCCTGGGCGCACAGCCCCGCGTCCTCGCCGATGATCTTGATCGAGTTCTTGTTCGCGCCCACGGTGCCGTCGGAGCCCAGGCCGTAGAACACGGCCCGCACCGTCGAGGGGTCCTCCGTGGAGAAGGTCTTGTCCACCTCCAGGCTCGTGTGCGTCACGTCGTCCGTGATCCCCACGGTGAAGTGGTTCTTCGGCGCGCCCTTCTTCAGCTCGTCGAAGACCGCCTTCACCATCGCCGGGGTAAACTCCTTGGACGACAGGCCGTAGCGGCCGCCGACCACCCGCGGGATCGCCGGGAAGGGCATTGTCCCGTCGGCCATGGACTCGGCCAGCGCCGTCACCACGTCCATGTACAGCGGCTCGCCCGCCGCGCCCGGCTCCTTGGTCCGGTCGAGGACCGCCAGGGCCTTCACGGTCTTCGGAAGCGCCGCCACGAAATGCTTGACGGAGAAGGGGCGGAACAGGCGCACCTTGAGCACGCCCACCTTCTCGCCGCCCTCGGCGGCCAGGCGGCTGACGGTCTCGTCGGCCGCGTCCGCGCCCGACCCCATCAGCACGATGACGCGCTCGGCGTCCGGCGCGCCCACATAGTCAAACAGGTGGTAGGACCGGCCCACCAGCGCCGCAAAGGCGTCCATCGTCTCCTGGACGATGCCCGCGCACGCGTTATAGAACGGGTTGCACGCCTCGCGCGCCTGGAAGAACACGTCGGGGTTCTGCGCCGAGCCGCGCAGCACCGGGCGCTCCGGGTTCAGCGCCCGCGCGCGGTGCGCCAGCACCAGGTCCTCGTCAATCATCGCCCGCACGTCCTCCGCCAGCACCTGCTCGATCTTCGCCACCTCGTGCGACGTGCGGAACCCGTCGAAGAAGTGCACGAAGGGGATCCGCGCCTTCAGCGTCGCCGCGTGGGCGATCAGCGCCAGGTCCTGCGCCTCCTGCGGCGAGTTCGACGCCAGCATCGCGAACCCCGTGTTGCGCACCGCCATCACGTCGCTGTGGTCCCCGAAAATGGACAGGGCGTGCGTCGCCACCGCCCGCGCCGTCACATGGATCACCGCCGGCGTCAGCTCGCCCGCGATCTTGAACATGTTCGGGATCATCAGCAGCAGCCCCTGCGACGCCGTGTAGGTCGTCGTCAGCGAGCCCGCCTGCAGCGCGCCGTGCACCGCCCCGGCCGCCCCCGCCTCGCTCTGCATCTCCACCACCAGCGGAATGGTGCCCCAGATGTTCTTCTCGCCCTTGGCCGCCCACTCGTCGGCCCATTCGCCCATGGCCGACGACGGGGTGATCGGGTAGATCGCCGCAACCTCGCTCGCCAGGAAGGCCACCCGGGCCACCGCCTCGTTTCCGTCCACTGTCTTCATCGGTCTTGCCATCGCGCGCGCTCCACCTGCCGCCCCCGGGAATTCCGGGGCCGGTTGCTGCTGAACAGCGTTGCTGCCGTCGGATGTCCGGCATGGGTTCTTGGGAAAAGCACCACCCCCCCGCTGCGCGCCCGGAAAGGCGCCAGGCGGGGGACCGCCCCGGGGACAGAACGCACCCCCCGGGCACAAACCCGCCTATTATGTACAAATCCCGCCCCGGGTTCAATTATGCGATGGCCCCCCGCTGGGAAAGGTCCGGCATCCGGGCGCGACCGCTGCCTCACCAGGAGGCTTGGTCCCTTCATCCGCACCCGCTGACGAGCGGCTCCTGACAAAGCGGCTGCCTTCCCGCCGTCAGGGAAGGCACAGGAGAGGCGGAAATCATGCGCACCCACCGGGGGGGGACACTGGGCCGCGGTCCTCTCGAAGCGTCATCGGGGCCCGGGTGTTGCCAGCTCCCCCCGCAGACGGGGTACAATGGCCGGGTGGCGGCGCCGCACAACGCGGATTCACACCAGGGCCGGAACCGGGCTGCAGGGTATCGGGGTCCCCGCCCGCCGCTGAGAGGACAGAGCCATGCCTGAAGTCAAACCGTTTTGCGGTCTCCGTTTCGACCCCGCCGTGGCGGGCTGCCTCGACGCGGTGATCACGCCACCCTACGACGTGATCTCGCCGGAGCAGCGCGACCGCCTGGCGGCGGACAGCCCCCTGAACATGACCCACGTCATTCTGCCGAAGCCGGGCCCGGCGGGGGAGTCGCCCTATGACTGCGCCGCGGCGGTTTTTGGCGGCTGGCGCGCGTCGGGCGCGCTGAAACAGGACCCCGCCCCATCGCACTATCTGCTGCGGCAGACCTTCAACGACCTGGAGGGGCGGCTGCGTGTGCGGCGCGCCTTCTTCGCGGCGGTGAGGCTGCCCGAGGCGGGCGAACGGCGCATTCTGGGCCACGAACGCACCTTCGACAAGCCCTTTGAGGACCGGCTGTCCCTGACGCGGGCCACCCGCACCAGCCTCGGTGCGGTCTTCCTGCTGTACTCCGACCCCGCCGGGGCGCTGGAGGAGTTTCTGGGCCGGATGAACGACACGCCGCCGGACCTGGCGGCGACCACCTTTGAAGGGGTGCGCCAGGAGCTGTGGCGCGTGGACCCGGACCCTGCCGTGGCCCCCTTCCTCGCGGACCAGACCCTCTACATCGCCGACGGGCACCACCGCTTCCGCACGGCCTGCGCCTATCGCGACGAGATGCGCGCGAAAACGGGCGCCGCGCCGGGCACCCAGCCCTTTGACCACGCCCTCGCGGGGTTCGTGGCCTTTGAGGACTCCGGCCTCGAGGTGCACGCCACGCACCGCATCGTGCCGGCGTGCCCGCTGGACACGGCGGGCGTCCGCGCCGCACTGGCCCCGTGGTTTGACCTGTCCGAGGTTCCCGGCGACCCGGCCACGGCCCTGCGCCGCGCCGGGGAGGGCGCGTTTGTGATGTTCGCGCGCGGCGAGGCCCCGCTGCTGCTGAAGTTCACGGGCGACCGGACGGCGCTCCTCGGCGAGGACCGCGGCCCCGCCTGGCGCGACCTGGACGTGGCCCTGCTGCACCGGGGCGTGTTTGAGCGGATTCTGGGCCTGCCCGCGGACCTGGCCTGCCGTTTCGCCCAGCGCCCCGACGAGGCGCGCGCGGCGGTGGAGGAGGGCGGCGCGGCGCTGGCCTTTCTGGTGGGGGCGACGCCGCCGGCGCAGATCCGCGCGTGCGCCGAGGCGGGCGAGCCCATGCCGCAGAAGTCCACCTACTTCTTCCCCAAACTCTGCACCGGCGCGGTGATGCTGCCGCTGGAATAGGGGGCGGCATGGACGGGCACCGGACCCACTGGAAGACCCCGCAGACGGCCCTGGCGGCCCTGTGCCTGCTGTGCGCCGCCGCCCCGGGCGGCGACACGCCGCCGCCCATGACGGCCGGGAACCGCATCCTCGCCGCCCACCGGGGCGTGGTCACGGAGACGATCCCCGAGAACAGCCTCGCCTCGCTGGAGGAGACCATCCGCCGGGGATACACCCACATCGAGGTGGACCTGCGCTGCACCCGCGACGGGCGCGCCGTCTGCCTGCACGACGACCGCCTGCGCCGCGCGGCGGGATCCCCCCGCGCCGCGGGGGAGCTGACCCTCGACGAGCTGCGCGCCCTGGCACCCGTGGAAAAGGTGCCGGACTTCGAGACGTTCTGCGCGCGCAGCGCGGGGCGCATCGCCCTGATGCCCGACATTAAGGAGTGCCCGGAGGGGCTGGAGGCCGCCTTCGCCGCCGACATTGAGCGGTGTCTCGCGGCGCACGGGCTGCTGGACACCGCGCTGTTCATCGGCAGGGGGGCCGTCCCGGAGCGCTTCAAGAAGGCGGGCGGGTCGCTGCGCGCCGTCTCGCCGGAGGCCGCGGCGGGCACCCCCCCGGCGGGCCGCTTCGTCTTCGGCCACGCAAAGGACTTCGACGGGCCCTCCGTCCGGGCCTTCCAGGCCCTCGGGCTGAAAGTGGTCGTCAGCATCAACACCTTCCACTATCTCGGCGCCGGGGACTGGCGCGGGGCGGGTGGCGCGGACGTGAAACGCATGCTAGAATGCGGCGTGGACGGCCTTCAGATAGACAGCGTCTATGAACCCGCCTTCCGGGAGCACGCCGGGGGCGCGGCGGGGACAATGTGACGCGGGGCGCCGTCCCGCGCCAAACACGGGGAGCATGGCGGCCTATGGATGCGGTGACCACCAACGGGCTCTGCAAAACGTACCGGGCGCTGGGGCGCGGCGATGTGCGCTCCGTTCAGGACTTGAACCTCGTCGTGGACAGCGGCGAGATCTACGGCTTCCTCGGGCGCAACGGCGCGGGCAAGACCACCACCATCAAAATGCTGTGCGGGCTGGTCCAGCCCACGGCGGGCGGGGCGCGCCTCTTTGGAAAACCCGCCCGGGATCCCGACGCGCGCGCGGCCCTGGGCTACCTCCCCGAACAGCCCTACTTCTACGAGTACCTCACGCCGCGCGAGACCATGCGCTTTTACGGCCGCCTGCGCGGCATGGACGACGCGGCCATCGCGGCCCTGTGGGACCGCGCCGCGGACCTGCTCGACCTGGGCGGCGTCGCAGACCGCCGCATCCGCGGCTTCTCCAAGGGCATGCGCCAGCGCGTCGGCTTCGCCGTGGCCCTCGTGGGCGACCCGCCGCTGCTGGTGCTCGACGAGCCCATGAGCGGGCTGGACCCCCTCGGCCGCCGCATGGTCCGGGAACTCATCGTCCGCCTTCGCAAAGAGGAGGGCAAGACCATCTTCTTCAGCTCCCACGTCCTCGGCGACGTGGAGGAGATCTGCGACCGCGTGGGCATCCTCGTGGAGGGGCGGCTGGTCTTCTCCGGCGGCATGGACGACCTGCCCGGGCGCGACATGAAGCGCACGGAGCTGCGCGTCGCCGGGCTCTCCCGCGCGGACGCCGCCGACCTGGCGGCGCGGGCGGGCAGCCACCGCGCCGGGGACGAGGGGGACACCTTCACCGCCGCGGACGGGGACGCCGCCGGCGCGCTCGCCGCCGAGGCCCTGCGGCGCGGTGGCCGCCTGCTGGAGTTCCGCCGGGTGCAGGAGTCGCTGGAGGATGTCTTCACCCGCATGCAGCATGCGGGAACGGACGGGGGGGCCAGGCCATGAGACGCGTGATGATTGTCGCGGGCAACACCTTCCGCGAGTCCGTGCGGGACAAGGTGCTCTATGTGCTGCTGCTCTTCGCGGCCACCTCCATCCTTGGGTCGAAGGCCCTGGGCTGGATCAGCGTGGGGCAGGACATCAAGATCGTGCGCGACTTCTGCCTCGCGTCCATGTCGGTCTTCGGCGCCCTCATCTCCATCTTCATCGGCGCCAGCCTCCTCTACAAGGAGATGGACAAGAAGACGCTCTACACCCTCCTCGCCCAGCCCCTGCGCCGCCACGAGTTCGTCCTGGGCAAATACGCCGGGCTCATGGCGCTCATCGCCGTCACCCTGGCGGCCATGGCCGCCGCCAGCGCCGCCTACCTCCTCGTGCTGGGAAGCGCGCCCGACGCCTCCTTCCTCCAGGCCGTGCTCCTCACCTTCATGAAGCTCGCCCTGGTCACCGCCCTCGCCGTCCTCCTCTCCGCCGCCACCTCGCCCATCCTCGGCGCCCTCATCGTCTTCTGCGCCTACGTCTTCGGCCACGCCACCGGCGTCTTCCGCGACCTCCCCCCGCAGTTCAACGGCACCGTCGCCAAGGGCGTGCTGGAGGCCGCCTACTACGTCATCCCCAACCTCTCCAACTTCACCCTCCAGTCCGAGGCGGCCAACGGCGTCGCCGTGTCCTGGGCCTATGTCGGCTGGGCCGCCCTCTACGGCGCCTTCTACACCGCCGCCCTGCTGGCCCTGGCCTGCCTCGCCTTCGAGAGGAAGGACCTGTGAGCCCCGCCGCCCCGGCGCGGCCCGGGCGCGCCCTGGTCCTCTGGCTCCTCGCCGCCGCTTTGTGCTACGCCGCGACCATCCCGGCGCAGCGCGCCGCGGACCGGCTCCGCCCGCCCCTGCGCGACGAGGTGCTCTACCTGCCCAACGAGAAACTGCTCACCCATTTCACAGCCGGGCTCGCCCCCGTCATCGCCGACCTGCTCTGGCTGCGCTGCGTCCAGTACACGGCCCTGGAGAACCGCGGCGCCCGCGCCTTCACCTGGCTGGAGCAGATGATCTTCACCTCGGTCAGCCTGGACCCGCGCTTCAAGGACGTCTACCGCTACGGCGCCATCTTCCTCTCCGCCCTGCGCTCCGATTCGGAGGCGGCCATGCGCCTCCTCCACGCGGGCATGGTCGAGGTGCCGGACGCCTGGGAGCTCCCCTATGAGGCCGCCATCATCCAGCTCGTCAACCGCAAGGGCGCGCCTGACGCGGAGAAACTCACGGCCTTCTACATGGGCATGGCCGTGGCCACCGGCAGACCCCCCGCCTTCGTGGCCGAGCTGGCGTCCCGGTTCCAGGCGAAACAGGACCTCGGCGGCCTCGAGGAGGGCATGTGGCGGCGCATGCTGGAGAGCGACGACAAGGTCATGCGCGAGCTG
This window harbors:
- a CDS encoding ABC transporter permease subunit; translated protein: MRRVMIVAGNTFRESVRDKVLYVLLLFAATSILGSKALGWISVGQDIKIVRDFCLASMSVFGALISIFIGASLLYKEMDKKTLYTLLAQPLRRHEFVLGKYAGLMALIAVTLAAMAAASAAYLLVLGSAPDASFLQAVLLTFMKLALVTALAVLLSAATSPILGALIVFCAYVFGHATGVFRDLPPQFNGTVAKGVLEAAYYVIPNLSNFTLQSEAANGVAVSWAYVGWAALYGAFYTAALLALACLAFERKDL
- a CDS encoding ABC transporter ATP-binding protein produces the protein MDAVTTNGLCKTYRALGRGDVRSVQDLNLVVDSGEIYGFLGRNGAGKTTTIKMLCGLVQPTAGGARLFGKPARDPDARAALGYLPEQPYFYEYLTPRETMRFYGRLRGMDDAAIAALWDRAADLLDLGGVADRRIRGFSKGMRQRVGFAVALVGDPPLLVLDEPMSGLDPLGRRMVRELIVRLRKEEGKTIFFSSHVLGDVEEICDRVGILVEGRLVFSGGMDDLPGRDMKRTELRVAGLSRADAADLAARAGSHRAGDEGDTFTAADGDAAGALAAEALRRGGRLLEFRRVQESLEDVFTRMQHAGTDGGARP
- the nifJ gene encoding pyruvate:ferredoxin (flavodoxin) oxidoreductase, giving the protein MARPMKTVDGNEAVARVAFLASEVAAIYPITPSSAMGEWADEWAAKGEKNIWGTIPLVVEMQSEAGAAGAVHGALQAGSLTTTYTASQGLLLMIPNMFKIAGELTPAVIHVTARAVATHALSIFGDHSDVMAVRNTGFAMLASNSPQEAQDLALIAHAATLKARIPFVHFFDGFRTSHEVAKIEQVLAEDVRAMIDEDLVLAHRARALNPERPVLRGSAQNPDVFFQAREACNPFYNACAGIVQETMDAFAALVGRSYHLFDYVGAPDAERVIVLMGSGADAADETVSRLAAEGGEKVGVLKVRLFRPFSVKHFVAALPKTVKALAVLDRTKEPGAAGEPLYMDVVTALAESMADGTMPFPAIPRVVGGRYGLSSKEFTPAMVKAVFDELKKGAPKNHFTVGITDDVTHTSLEVDKTFSTEDPSTVRAVFYGLGSDGTVGANKNSIKIIGEDAGLCAQGYFVYDSKKSGSMTTSHLRFGPNPIKSSYLITRANFVACHQFTLMEKMDLLYLAEEGATFLVNSIYGPDELWDHLSRTAQRHIVEKRIKLYTINGYAVAADAGMGSRINTVMQVCFFAISNILPRDKAIDAIKAAIKKTYGKRGESVVQKNWAAVDMALENLHEVAVPAGVTSAFDLSDPVPANAPAFLHEFTAEIIRDRGNDMPVSKMPVDGTFPTATTQWEKRNIALEIPAWDPDTCIQCGKCSLVCPHGVIRGKIVAESALAGAPGGFQSAKAKWKEFEGQRFVLQIAPEDCTGCTLCVQTCPAKNKSEVKLKAINMVQQEPIRARERACWDFFLSLPETDRDRVNHGLVKDVQLLRPLFEFSGACAGCGETPYIKLVSQLFGDRAYIGNATGCSSIYGGNLPTTPWAVNAEGRGPAWCNSLFEDNAEFGLGMRVTIDKQQGFALELVKRLEPVIGGEFAGALLAADQSTEAGINAQRARVAELKKKLAGAAAPEAKTLLGVADFLVRKSVWIFGGDGWAYDIGYGGLDHVVASGRNVNILVLDTEVYSNTGGQCSKSTPRAAVAKFAAAGKPTGKKDLTLMAMTYGTAYVARVALGANDGHTVKTLLEAEAYDGPSLIVAYSHCIAHGYNLSMGLEQQKAAVQSGHFPLFRYNPALAAQGKNPFQLDSKDPSMPLEQYIYNETRFKMLSLSQPESAKRLLDAAQGDVETRWRLYQYLAAMPGNGGAAKPAQAE
- a CDS encoding DUF1015 domain-containing protein, with product MPEVKPFCGLRFDPAVAGCLDAVITPPYDVISPEQRDRLAADSPLNMTHVILPKPGPAGESPYDCAAAVFGGWRASGALKQDPAPSHYLLRQTFNDLEGRLRVRRAFFAAVRLPEAGERRILGHERTFDKPFEDRLSLTRATRTSLGAVFLLYSDPAGALEEFLGRMNDTPPDLAATTFEGVRQELWRVDPDPAVAPFLADQTLYIADGHHRFRTACAYRDEMRAKTGAAPGTQPFDHALAGFVAFEDSGLEVHATHRIVPACPLDTAGVRAALAPWFDLSEVPGDPATALRRAGEGAFVMFARGEAPLLLKFTGDRTALLGEDRGPAWRDLDVALLHRGVFERILGLPADLACRFAQRPDEARAAVEEGGAALAFLVGATPPAQIRACAEAGEPMPQKSTYFFPKLCTGAVMLPLE